The following are encoded together in the Cheilinus undulatus linkage group 3, ASM1832078v1, whole genome shotgun sequence genome:
- the wu:fb55g09 gene encoding coiled-coil domain-containing glutamate-rich protein 1: MLSEMMCRRSCQQQQQEQDGKGAPQREPSSRRRHGWSKSCGGRLQGRRTGGGGWQRGRNHQQHPQRHHPFYNQTRHLRRQVMSLRPVNVKGNRARGMRAPKNTNQFLMHEKYQMLHMRSDSVGSDSGSSSDSDMELTDMDSYLGVLENARGGLLDSPSPHGSTTPPGQILVLHEDSVSLREDSLRLHEDNLRLQEDSMQYFPSEDDLIQSQNFMQRDFVEFCDILTS, from the coding sequence atgcTCTCTGAGATGATGTGCAGGAGGagctgccagcagcagcagcaggagcaggatGGAAAAGGAGCTCCACAGAGGGAGCCTTCCAGCCGCAGGAGGCACGGCTGGTCAAAGAGCTGCGGGGGGCGCCTGCAGGGGCGGAGGACAGGAGGGGGAGGGTGGCAGAGAGGGCGCAATCACCAACAGCACCCTCAGCGTCATCATCCTTTTTACAATCAGACCAGACACCTTCGAAGGCAGGTGATGTCTCTCCGGCCTGTTAATGTCAAAGGTAATAGAGCAAGGGGGATGAGAGCCCCAAAGAACACCAACCAGTTTCTGATGCACGAGAAGTATCAGATGCTGCACATGAGGTCCGATTCGGTGGGGAGCGACAGTGGCAGCAGCTCCGACAGCGACATGGAGCTCACCGATATGGACTCATACCTGGGCGTCCTGGAGAACGCCAGAGGAGGCTTATTGGACAGTCCCAGCCCACACGGTTCAACGACACCACCTGGGCAGATCCTGGTACTGCATGAAGACAGTGTGAGTCTGCGTGAGGACAGTCTGCGTCTACATGAGGACAATCTGCGTCTGCAAGAGGACAGCATGCAGTATTTCCCCTCTGAAGACGACCTGATTCAGAGCCAGAACTTCATGCAGAGGGACTTTGTTGAGTTCTGTGACATCCTGACGTCCTGA